The nucleotide sequence TTGCAGTTGTTTGAGATCGTGGGAGATCGCTGCGCCCACTTTAATCACGTTGGGATTCTCAAAGACGTCTCGGAGCGCATCGAATTTTTTTAAATAATGCATGCGAAACAGATAGGCGTCGGTGTCTGTGGCTAATTGTAAGAGAGCGGTTTTAAAATTTTCGCCTTTGCGATAGGCCGGTTTAGTTTCGGTGTCGAAGCCAAAGGCTTCAATCGTTGATAAATTCACGTCGGCCAGCATTTGATCGCTGGCGATGAGGTGAATTTTTCCTTGGAATTTTATAGATTTTTTCGCAGGCGACTCGCTGTCCGTCATTCTTTTAGAAATTCGGAGCGGTGGCTTTCGACTTGGCGATGGACGCGATCTGAGTCGTTTTAATGCGTTTTTCAACAGAGCGAACACCTTTAGTGACCTTCTTGTTAGAGAGCTTTACAAAGTCACGCTCGGACTCTTTTTGCATGCGCTCTTTGTTAATGTAACC is from Bdellovibrionales bacterium and encodes:
- a CDS encoding 3'-5' exonuclease domain-containing protein 2, encoding MTDSESPAKKSIKFQGKIHLIASDQMLADVNLSTIEAFGFDTETKPAYRKGENFKTALLQLATDTDAYLFRMHYLKKFDALRDVFENPNVIKVGAAISHDLKQLQRIFPFSPKGFIDIQSIGKQKGLKHLGLKKMTEEVLGATLYKGPKMTNWERQFLTDEQMLYAATDAWVGLELYRHLK